From Camelina sativa cultivar DH55 chromosome 20, Cs, whole genome shotgun sequence, the proteins below share one genomic window:
- the LOC104769965 gene encoding transcription factor MYB39-like, which translates to MGRSPCCDENGLKKGPWTQEEDEKLIVHIQKHGHGSWRALPKQAGLNRCGKSCRLRWTNYLRPDIKRGNFTEEEEQTIINLHSLLGNKWSSIAGNLPGRTDNEIKNYWNTHLRKKLLQMGIDPVTHRPRTDHLNVLAALPQLLAAANLNSLLNLNQNVQLDATTLAKAQLIHNMIQVLSTNNNTNHPSFSSSTMQTNNNDLFGHSSYLENQNIFGQSQTFSHILENNHDNPLDSLASGPIQPDFQDDHNSLPLLVPASPDEESKQTQMMVKNKDIAEYHHPDHTTNPSSSNSTFTQDHHQPWCDVIDDGASDSYWKEIIEQTCSEPWPFPE; encoded by the exons ATGGGGCGATCACCATGTTGCGATGAGAATGGGTTAAAGAAAGGGCCATGGACACAAGAGGAGGATGAGAAACTGATAGTTCACATTCAAAAACATGGCCATGGAAGCTGGAGAGCTCTTCCGAAGCAAGCTGGTTTAAACCGATGCGGGAAGAGTTGTAGATTGAGATGGACTAACTACTTGAGACCTGACATTAAGAGAGGAAATTTCactgaagaggaagaacaaactATTATCAACCTCCATTCCCTTCTTGGAAACAA GTGGTCGTCGATAGCTGGTAATCTTCCTGGGAGAACGgacaatgaaataaaaaactattgGAACACACATTTGAGAAAGAAACTTCTCCAAATGGGGATTGATCCGGTGACCCATAGGCCAAGAACCGACCATCTAAATGTCCTAGCTGCTCTCCCGCAGCTTCTCGCGGCCGCAAATTTGAACAGCCTCTTGAATCTCAATCAAAATGTGCAGTTGGACGCAACAACTCTTGCTAAAGCTCAGTTGATACACAACATGATTCAAGTCCTTAGTACCAATAACAACACCAatcatccttctttttcttcatcaaccATGCAAACCAATAACAACGATCTCTTTGGCCATTCTTCTTACTTGGagaaccaaaatatatttggtcAGTCTCAAACCTTCTCTCACATTCTTGAGAACAATCATGATAACCCTTTGGATTCTTTAGCTTCCGGCCCCATACAACCGGATTTTCAAGATGATCATAATTCACTCCCACTGTTGGTTCCTGCTTCTCCTGATGAAGAATCTAAACAAACTCAAATGATGGTCAAGAACAAAGACATCGCGGAGTACCATCATCCTGATCATACTACAAACCCTTCATCATCAAATTCGACGTTCACACAAGATCATCATCAGCCATGGTGTGACGTTATTGATGATGGAGCAAGTGATTCTTATTGGAAAGAGATTATAGA GCAGACGTGTTCGGAACCATGGCCATTTCCTGAATAG